The Rhinopithecus roxellana isolate Shanxi Qingling chromosome 13, ASM756505v1, whole genome shotgun sequence genome contains a region encoding:
- the LOC104672932 gene encoding putative cystatin-9-like protein CST9LP1 → MSSLLQSRALSWAPLLLLFSFQLLVTYAWHFQEEEEWNDQKEIAVYLPPILEFAVYTFNQQSKDWYAYKLVRVLDSWKEQGYDKMTFSMNLQLGRTMCGKFEDDIDNCPFQESPELNDTRTCFFTIGIEPWRTRFDLWNKTCSGRHS, encoded by the exons ATGTCGAGTCTGCTGCAGAGCAGGGCTTTGTCCTGGGCACCACTGCTGCTTCTCTTCAGCTTCCAGCTCCTGGTTACCTATGCTTGGCATTTCCAAGAGGAAGAGGAGTGGAATGACCAAAAAGAAATTGCTGTGTATCTCCCTCCCATCCTGGAGTTTGCCGTGTACACATTCAACCAGCAGAGCAAGGACTGGTATGCCTACAAGCTGGTGCGTGTCCTGGATTCCTGGAAGGAGCAG GGTTACGATAAGATGACATTCTCCATGAATCTGCAACTGGGCCGAACCATGTGCGGGAAATTTGAAGACGACATTGACAACTGCCCTTTTCAAGAGAGCCCAGAGCTGAATGAT ACCCGCACCTGCTTCTTCACCATTGGAATAGAGCCCTGGAGGACACGGTTTGACCTCTGGAACAAGACATGCTCAGGCAGGCATTCCTGA
- the CST5 gene encoding cystatin-D codes for MAWPMRAPLLLLTALMVVLAKSASAQSRLTSSGGIHAADLSDKSVQRVLNFIISEYNKDISKDEYYSRLLQVMAAYQQVVGGVNYYFNVKFGRTTCTKSQSSLDNCPFNDQPELKEEEFCSFQINEVPQENKISILNYKCRKV; via the exons ATGGCCTGGCCTATGCGTGCCCCACTGCTGCTGCTGACTGCCTTGATGGTGGTCCTGGCCAAGAGTGCCTCGGCCCAATCTAGGTTGACCTCGTCAGGCGGCATCCATGCTGCAGACCTCAGTGACAAGAGTGTGCAGCGCGTCCTGAACTTCATCATCAGCGAGTACAATAAGGACATCAGTAAGGATGAGTACTACAGCCGTCTCCTGCAGGTGATGGCTGCCTACCAGCAG GTTGTGGGCGGGGTGAACTACTACTTCAATGTGAAGTTCGGTCGAACCACATGCACCAAGTCCCAGTCCAGCTTGGACAACTGCCCCTTCAATGACCAGCCAGAACTGAAAGAG GAAGAGTTCTGCTCTTTCCAAATCAATGAAGTTCCCCAGGAGAATAAAATTTCCATTCTGAACTACAAGTGCCGGAAAGTCTAG